The bacterium genome contains the following window.
TCTGAGTGAGCGTCTACAGCCCAAACCAGGCTCGTAGAGCTTCGCGGCGCCAGGCCCCAGCTACCTGCTCTCGAAGAGCGACCCGCGGACTACGCCGGCTTTGCCGAATGTGGGCGCTGTGGCTCGCTCCTGCGGGTGCTGGAGGATCGCCGCCACGCCTACTGGTCCTATCGCTGCTACCACTCCGCCCGCAAGGCGTGTGACTTCGGCCAGATCTCGCGGACAAAGATCGATGAAGCCGCCAATGCAGCGCTCGAACGCGTCCTCGGGGACCTGGACACGCTCTGCCACCTCATCGAAGAGAGCCGTCGCGAGGAAGACCAGACGGCTACGACGCGCCCCCGGGAAGCAGCCCGCCGAATCGCAGAGCTTCAAAACCGGAGGCGGCGAGTCGTGGATGCTTTCGAAGCAACCGTGATCGACCTGCGGGAGCTTCGGCGGCGAACCGAAGCTATTGACGCCGAAATCCGCTCGCTGGAGGCCCTCACCATCGCGTCCGACGCGATCGAGATCGACTCCGACGCAGTAGCAGCGCTCGTGGATGTGTTCTCGTCCTGGCGGGACTTGCGGCGCGACGAAAAGCGCAGACTTCTCAAGGCCTTCGGCATACGCGTGGCAATCGACCGAATCGGACGCGGCAAGCGATCCCTTGCCCGGGTCGCCCGCGTCCGGGTCGGATTACTGCGGGATGTGGTCCTTTACAAGGAGATGAAGAGATTGGGGAGAGAGTGAGGCTGCGCCTCACGAACGACGGCGAATCGGATCGGGCCAGGGCGGCGTTGCGAGCGGGGCGCGTCACCCTGCGTGCTCTGAGAGATGCTCGAGCAACAGGGGGGTCAACCGCTCCGGGGCCGCTTGCAGGGCGGGCTGATGGACATCCTCGACGATCTCGCAGCGGTAGGGGCCCTTCACCCACCTCGCGTTGGCCTCGACCGAAGCGTTTGCGACGTTCTGCGATCCAGTGGGCCAGATGAAGAGCGTTGGCATCGGCACCGGATCGAGACGTTCCTTGAACCACAACGGGATGGCGCGGTAGTAGTTGTAGACGGCGCGGAGCGCTTCGTCGCTATCGAGCGCCTTCCGATAGGGCTCGCTCTCCTCGGGCGACACGCCCTGGGTGGCCAACATCGCTTCGAACATGTTCCGCTCGTTGCCCTCCCGGGCGGACTCGCGGATGTAGTCGAACTTCGCGCCCTGCCCCTCCGCGCTCGTTCCAGTCTTCGACCGGCCCTCGGCGAGGGCCCCGGGGTGGGGGATGTTGATGCAGACCAGTGTCGCGACGCGATCCGGGTGCCTCGCGGCGAGCCACCAGGCCATCGTCGCGCCGATGCTCGTCCCCATCAGATGGAAGGGGCGCCCCGCCTGACCGATTGTGTCGGCGATCTCGAGGACGTCCTGCGCATACTCCTTCAGGTGGTAGGCCCGGACGCCCTCCGGCCTGGCGCCCGGGCAGA
Protein-coding sequences here:
- a CDS encoding alpha/beta hydrolase is translated as MKEIEIGARGMTFQALAAGPEDGPLLLLLHGLPRNRWEWHHQIPAMAEMGFRTVAPDLRGFCPGARPEGVRAYHLKEYAQDVLEIADTIGQAGRPFHLMGTSIGATMAWWLAARHPDRVATLVCINIPHPGALAEGRSKTGTSAEGQGAKFDYIRESAREGNERNMFEAMLATQGVSPEESEPYRKALDSDEALRAVYNYYRAIPLWFKERLDPVPMPTLFIWPTGSQNVANASVEANARWVKGPYRCEIVEDVHQPALQAAPERLTPLLLEHLSEHAG